The DNA segment ATGTTAATCCCCCAAGAGTCAAAATTAATCTTTCTTTTATATGTACATCTTAAACATTTTTTAAAACAATTTGACAACATTGCAATCCTGTGGTATATTTTCTACATGTTGAAGCGAAAAGGAAGAATTAACTGTCAAAATAAGGAGGTAGCAAGATGAAGAAGTTAGTTTTGTTTGGTCTGGTAGTTGGATTGCTTGGAATCACACCTTTGTTTGCAGCAGTAATAGAAGAGGGGCCAGCTTGTTTAAGTACTGGGAATATTGTGCCATTCAAAACCGGTTCTCTGGTAGAATATATGAGAAGTAAGCTGGAGCCAGTAAGTTTAGAGAGAATAGAGGAAATAAAAACAGCATTAAAAGTGAAAAAACAATTAGAGCCCTATAAAATGGATATAGGAGTAGAGCCGATAAGAGGGTTGCTCTCACATTATATTAGCTATAGAGATTCATTGAATTCAGAAGATACGCTGCCAATGAATACTTTCAATATAATAATGGCGAAATTATTTCTTGGATTACCGTTAAATCCTGATGATTTAGGTAGATATATAATGGATCTAGGTTTTAAGCCAAGAGATGAACAGATAGTTGGAGGTTTAGAGCTGACAGAGTAAGAAAGCAAACAATATCTTTGTTAGATTAAAAGTCCGTTAATTTTTTAGCGGACTTTTTTTAATTTAAACTTTCTAAATACTGTAAGTATTAATAACAAGGAATAGATTGTTGTTATCAGGGGTATACAGTTTGTCTGAGTATTACAAGTGAATAGGCTTTCTTTTTTCTTAAATTTATACTAAAATACCTTTCAAAATAAGATTTGCGTTATACTAGTATATATTGGGCGGTTAGCTCAGTTGGCTAGAGCGCCACGTTGACATCGTGGAGGTCACAGGTTCAAGTCCTGTACCGCCCACCATATTGGGAAAGGATAGAAAAGTTATAAATATTATGGAAGAGAAGCTTTTAAAAATTCGCCACAGCAGTGCCCATATAATGGCTGATGCCGTGCAGCAGTTATTTCCGGCTGCCAAGCTGGGCATCGGTCCGGCCATTGAAAATGGGTTCTATTATGATTTTGATTTAGAGCATAGATTGACTCCGGAGGATCTTGAAAAGATTGAGAGAAAGATGAAAGAGATTATAAATAACAATTATCTTTTTACGCAGAGTTCTCTATCTAAAGAGGAAGCCCAAAAACTATTTAAAGACAGAGGGGAAGATTACAAGCTGGAGCTATTAGGTGAGCTGGAAGACAGCGAGATAACTATCTATAGACATGGAGACTTTAGCGACCTTTGCAAGGGTCCTCACGTTAAAAGTACATCTGAGCTAAAAGCATTTAAGCTGCTTTCAATAGCGGGTGCTTACTGGAGAGGAGAAGAATCTAATAAGATGCTGCAGCGTATATATGGTGCTGCTTTTGCAACTAGAGAGGAGCTGGAAGAATATCTTGAGAGATTAAAACAGGCTGAAGCCAGAGACCATCGTAAGCTGGGCAGAGAGCTCAAGCTTTTTACCTTTTTTCCTCAAGCCGGGGCCGGGCTTGTTTTCTATCTTCCTAAAGGGTGGATATTAAAAAAGACAATAGAAGACTATGTATTTAAAAAACATATTCAGGCAGGGTATAAGATTATTCAAACCCCCCAAATATTAAAAGCTGATATTTGGAAGCAGTCCGGGCATTATGATTATTACAAAGAGCATATGTATATATTCCAAAGCGATGGAGTGGAATATGCAATTAAACCGATGAACTGTCCGGGTCATATAATGATATATCAGTCACAGCGGCATAGCTATAGGGAGCTACCGCTTCGCTTCTTTGAAGCAGGGACAGTATATAGACATGAGAAGACCGGAGTTTTACATGGTCTGCTGCGCGTACGGGGTTTTACCCAGGATGATGCTCATATTTTCTGTCGGGAGGATCAGCTTGAAAATGAGATAGAGACTGTTATCAAATTTACGCAGGATATTATGCTGGACTTTGGGTTTGAAGAGTTCAAAATAGAACTCAGCACCCGCCCTAAAGATTCAATCGGCACAGATGAGCAGTGGCAGAAAGCCACCGTTGCTCTTGAAAATCCGCTTAAAGGGATGGGTCTTGATTATGAAACTTGTGCTGAAGAGGGTGCGTTCTATGGTCCTAAGATAGATATCAAACTTAAAGATGCTATAGGCAGGTTATGGCAATGTGCTACTATTCAATGCGATTTTGCAGGGCCGGAAAGATTTGATCTAACTTATATCGGAGAGGACGGGGGAGAGCATTGTACTATAATGCTGCATAGAGCCATTCTTGGAAGCTTGGAACGTTTTATCGGTACTTTAATAGAGCATTACGGCGGGGATTTTCCTCTCTGGTTAGCCCCGGAACAGGTAAGGCTGCTGCCGGTCTCTAAAAAATTTCTTGCATATATGGTAAAATTGGAGAGAATATTAGAACAACAAGGAATAAGAGTTACAATAGATTCCAGGCCTGAAACGCTTGGTTATAAGATAAGAGAAGCAGAGATAGAGAAGATCCCGTATATCTTAGTAGCCGGAGGGAGAGAGGAGGCTACCGGAGCAGTTTCAGTGCGGTCTCGTAAGGGAAAAGAGGAGAGTACTATGGAGATGGATATGTTAATAACTAAATTAAAGGAAGAGATAGGTGGCAAAAACTTATAATAATAGAAATTTTAATAACAGAAGGCGTATCAGGATAAACATTAATAGGTTTATTAGAGCAGAGCGAATACGGGTTATAGATTCGGATGGAACGCAGATTGGTATCGTGCCTTTAGAAGAGGGGCTGAAGATTGCTCAGCAGAGAGAGTTAGATTTAGTAGAGATTTCAGCAGGGGCTTCACCGCCGGTCTGCAGAGTAATGGATTTTAACAAATATAAATATCAACAAGAGAAGAGGGCCAAAGAGGCCAAAAAGAGACAGAAACAGGTGCATTTTAAAGAGGTTAGATTTAAACCCAGGATAGAAGAGCATGACTATCAGGTTATTCTTAAAAGAGTCCGTAAATTTTTAGAACGGGGAGATCGTGTTCGAATAAGAGTTTTCTTTAGAGGAAGAGAGATGGCCCATCCTGAGTTAGGCGATAATGTGATGAAAAAATTACTTGGCGATATTGAAGATATAACAACCGTAGAGAAACCGCCTTCTCGCGAAGGTAGGTATCTGATAACTATTTTATTTCCGAAGCATTAGGAGACTTACGATGCCTAAAATGAAAACAAAGAAGGCAGTTAAGAAAAGAATTAGACTAACCGGGGGAGGAAAGCTTAAAAGGGCTAAAGCTGGTAAGAGTCATCTTATGAGAAAGAAGCGCTCCAAGAGGCGGTTATCTTTGAAAGAAGGCTCTTATGTGAGTGATGCCGAAGCTAAAAAAGTGAAAAAGATGCTCCCGTATGGTTGAAGTTAAAAGGAGGTAGTAAATTATGGTAAGAGTAAAACGTGCGCCTGCCAGAAAAAAAAGGCACAATAAAATTTTAAAGATGGCCAAAGGCTATCGCGGCGGACGCGGGAAACTTTACAGAACAGCGCTGGAGACTGTCAGAAGGGCTCTGGTCTATAGCTATAGAGACAGAAAAGTAAGAAAAAGAATATTTCGCAGGCTCTGGATAAATAGAGTATCGATAGCCTGTAAGAACGAAGATTTTTCTTACAGTAAGCTGATTAATGGTTTAACTAAAGCAGGGGTACAGCTTAACAGAAAACAGCTATCAGAGATGGCTCTAGATGATAGGGAAGGTTTCAGGCAGATAGTCTCCTTAGCCAGAGAACATATTGGCTGATGCAGATAAAACCTGCAAGGATAATAATTCTCAGCTTTCTCTCAGTCATAATTGCAGGGACATTATTGTTTCTGTTGCCTGCCTCAACCTCTCAGCAGATATCCCTTATCGATGCTCTCTTTACAGCGACTTCTGCAACCTGTGTTACAGGGCTTATTGTTAATGATACCGGTTCTTTTTTTACTCCTTTAGGGCAGGGTATTATTATGCTGCTTTTTCAACTCGGCGGACTGGGTATTATGACTTTCTCTACAATATTTGCTCTTATGCTGGGTAGGCGTATAACGATCACAGGACGTAAGACTCTCTCTCTGGCTTTTGAAAATATAGAGTTTGACATTAAACTGCTTCTCAAGGGTATCATTGTCTTTACTATATTAATAGAGCTGCTGGGGGCCTGCCTGTTTAAGCTGTTCTTGCCCGGGATAGGAGTATTTAGTGCTCTCTTCCATTCTACGTCAGCATTCTGCAATGCTGGTTTCTCTCTTTTTGAGACAAGTTTTCAAAAGTTCCGCTCTTCGGAAAGCATCAATATTCTGATGACAACTTTAATTATTGCCGGCGGTCTTGGTTTTTTGGTACTCTTTGACCTTGCGTGTTGGGCGAAGGGCAAAATTTTAAAGAGGGAAAGCAGAT comes from the Candidatus Kaelpia imicola genome and includes:
- the thrS gene encoding threonine--tRNA ligase yields the protein MEVTGSSPVPPTILGKDRKVINIMEEKLLKIRHSSAHIMADAVQQLFPAAKLGIGPAIENGFYYDFDLEHRLTPEDLEKIERKMKEIINNNYLFTQSSLSKEEAQKLFKDRGEDYKLELLGELEDSEITIYRHGDFSDLCKGPHVKSTSELKAFKLLSIAGAYWRGEESNKMLQRIYGAAFATREELEEYLERLKQAEARDHRKLGRELKLFTFFPQAGAGLVFYLPKGWILKKTIEDYVFKKHIQAGYKIIQTPQILKADIWKQSGHYDYYKEHMYIFQSDGVEYAIKPMNCPGHIMIYQSQRHSYRELPLRFFEAGTVYRHEKTGVLHGLLRVRGFTQDDAHIFCREDQLENEIETVIKFTQDIMLDFGFEEFKIELSTRPKDSIGTDEQWQKATVALENPLKGMGLDYETCAEEGAFYGPKIDIKLKDAIGRLWQCATIQCDFAGPERFDLTYIGEDGGEHCTIMLHRAILGSLERFIGTLIEHYGGDFPLWLAPEQVRLLPVSKKFLAYMVKLERILEQQGIRVTIDSRPETLGYKIREAEIEKIPYILVAGGREEATGAVSVRSRKGKEESTMEMDMLITKLKEEIGGKNL
- the infC gene encoding translation initiation factor IF-3; this translates as MAKTYNNRNFNNRRRIRININRFIRAERIRVIDSDGTQIGIVPLEEGLKIAQQRELDLVEISAGASPPVCRVMDFNKYKYQQEKRAKEAKKRQKQVHFKEVRFKPRIEEHDYQVILKRVRKFLERGDRVRIRVFFRGREMAHPELGDNVMKKLLGDIEDITTVEKPPSREGRYLITILFPKH
- the rpmI gene encoding 50S ribosomal protein L35 produces the protein MPKMKTKKAVKKRIRLTGGGKLKRAKAGKSHLMRKKRSKRRLSLKEGSYVSDAEAKKVKKMLPYG
- the rplT gene encoding 50S ribosomal protein L20, which encodes MVRVKRAPARKKRHNKILKMAKGYRGGRGKLYRTALETVRRALVYSYRDRKVRKRIFRRLWINRVSIACKNEDFSYSKLINGLTKAGVQLNRKQLSEMALDDREGFRQIVSLAREHIG